Proteins encoded by one window of Bubalus kerabau isolate K-KA32 ecotype Philippines breed swamp buffalo chromosome 22, PCC_UOA_SB_1v2, whole genome shotgun sequence:
- the SPRN gene encoding shadow of prion protein, whose product MNWAAAVCWALLLAATFLCDGSAAKGGRGGARGSARGGRGAARVRVRPAPRYAGSSMRVAAGAAAGAAAGAAAGLAAGSSWRRAAGPAELGTEDAEDGAPGGNGTGRGVYSYWAWTSGAGPIGHRHLCPLLGGALGALWLLRP is encoded by the coding sequence ATGAACTGGGCGGCCGCCGTGTGCTGGGCTCTGCTGCTAGCGGCCACCTTCCTCTGCGACGGCAGTGCAGCCAAAGGTGGCCGCGGTGGGGCCCGTGGCAGCGCCCGTGGCGGGCGCGGTGCCGCGAGGGTGCGTGTGAGGCCAGCGCCCCGCTACGCCGGCTCCTCAATGCGCGTTGCcgcgggggcggcggcgggggccGCGGCGGGGGCAGCCGCAGGCCTGGCTGCGGGCTCGAGCTGGAGGAGGGCCGCGGGGCCGGCGGAGCTTGGCACGGAGGATGCGGAGGACGGAGCGCCCGGCGGCAACGGAACGGGGCGAGGCGTCTACAGCTACTGGGCGTGGACCTCAGGCGCAGGGCCCATAGGCCACAGGCACCTCTGCCCACTGCTGGGCGGGGCCCTGGGCGCCCTGTGGCTGCTGCGGCCCTAG